GTTTTTTGTGAAGTCCGAGTTGTGCCCATGTGATCATTTCGAAAAACTCTTCCAAAGTTCCGTAGCCACCGGGAAGAACAATTACACCATCGCAAAGTTCATTCATTTTGGTTTTTCTTTCGTGCATGGTTTCAACCAAAATTAATTCAGTCAATTGTTTGTGAGCAATCTCTTTTGATTGTAAGAAATGAGGAAGAACTCCGATTGCTTTTCCGCCTGCATTCAAAGCTCCGTCTGCAACAGCGCCCATTAAACCGACATCTGCGCCGCCGTAAATTAATTGAATATTTTGTTTGGCTAAAGTCTGCCCGAGCAAAGTTGCCTGTTCTTTATATATTTCGTCCGAACCAAAACTTGATCCGCAGAATACTGTGATGCTTTTCATTGTTAAAATAGAATTAAAATTTTTTCTTTTGAGGAGATTGTCTGTTAGAGAAGAAAGATAAGATTTCAATATTTTCTTTTCTTACACGATAATACATGGTATTGAATTCGAGAATGACTGCTTTATGAATATTTTTATCCTCGGATTTTGGAAATATGTTAGGGTTTTTAGAAATAATTTCTGTGATACTTTCAAGTTTATGAACGAGCTTCTTGATTTCTTTATCGGTGAAATTATTTTGAAGATATTCTATTGTTTGCTCTAATTCACTTAAAGCATTGGGAGTCCAGAAAATGTT
The sequence above is a segment of the Chryseobacterium sp. MYb264 genome. Coding sequences within it:
- a CDS encoding type II toxin-antitoxin system RelE/ParE family toxin, with product MENGYNIFWTPNALSELEQTIEYLQNNFTDKEIKKLVHKLESITEIISKNPNIFPKSEDKNIHKAVILEFNTMYYRVRKENIEILSFFSNRQSPQKKKF
- a CDS encoding TIGR00730 family Rossman fold protein, producing the protein MKSITVFCGSSFGSDEIYKEQATLLGQTLAKQNIQLIYGGADVGLMGAVADGALNAGGKAIGVLPHFLQSKEIAHKQLTELILVETMHERKTKMNELCDGVIVLPGGYGTLEEFFEMITWAQLGLHKKPIAVLNIDGFYDDLIKLVQTMVDKGFLKQINREMLLISNNIDELLEMMKNYVAPKVGKWITKEEV